The DNA sequence TTACACATGCTGCTGTAGTAAATAATAAGAGCCCTGTAGTGAATGGCGATTCTCAGGCAATAGTTAAAACTTCTAGCCAAAATGCAACTGTTATATTTGCTAAAGAATTTGATTCCTGGTATCTTACTAATTTCCCAGGAAGTACTATAAACGAATTCAAAAGTATGAGTACAGTGGAAAGAGATACGATTGTTAAGAAATTTCTTGAGAAAGAACCAAGCTCTATTGAACTTTTACGATGGAATAGAAATCAAGAATTGTTACGTTTTAACTCTTTGGATGCAAAATTAGCTAACAAAACTTTCTCATCTTTGAGAAATGAGAAATTCCCACCTGGTTTCTCTAAGCATTTGGTTGGTGCCAATGTCTTTTATGAAAAACAGACAGGTAGCGTCTCATCTATACTTTTGAAAATATCACCAGACTCATTGCCAAAAGGAGTCTATTTTGATAGTGGAATGTGGGTAATGGTAACAGTGAATTATTTTGTTTATCATGCTCCATGGTGGCTCGGGGGATGGTCTGTTACTTATGGTGAACATGACGTAATCAACTCCCTGTATGCCGGAAACAGCGCCCAAAGATATTATAATCACGTAACTAGCGAAACCAATGACTACAGTATACTTGCTAGCATTGCTCTAGCCGTTTTGGGCGCAACGGTAGCTCTTGCCCCTGCTACGATTGGTTTAAACGCATTAGCTGGAGCAATAATAGGGGCGGCACTTATTGCTGCTGGAGCGGTCATTCAGGTTCTCCAAGTAGTGTGGGATAACGACTTCACATCTCTCTACGAGTCTACCTATGCGAATGAACACAGCGGGGATAAATATATATGGATGTTTGATAGCGTCGATTATTACTATCCATGGGTAACTGTTGTTGGTTCCCTTGTATCATCTATTGGGATGTACGGGTATTTGAGCAACATGAACACTATAACTTTTATTCCTAATGTCCCTATGGTAGCATATGAATCTTTCTCAGGTGTAGCCATAGTTGCTTCTATAAGTGATTTAGCTCATGAAATAGCAAACAAGATAGGGTGGAACACGTGGGGATATGGAGGATCATATTCCTGAAGATTTAGTGGGAGAGTGAAAAAAACGAATTTGGATGAAGTATTCACGTATGCGTTGATTGGCTTTTCGGTATCTTTTTTACTTATCTTTTTCTACTCGGTAAAAGCTTACAAATGGTCCAAAGGAAAGAACGCACCAATCTTGTATGGGAGAATGCTATTATCTGCTTTATTGTCTTTATACTTTATACCAGTTACGATTTTTTTCTTAATGAATCAAGAAAGTATAAGGTTCCCTCTAGTAGATTTAGTATTTCTGCTAGGGCCGTTAATTGCTATTTGGGTATCCTTATTATTTGTGTATTTAAAATATGGGTACGAGGGTATTAAACAAAAACCTGTCAAGTAAACTGACAGCTTAACTGAGCCTTTATTTGTTTATTCGAAACAATTGTTTACAACTTATCAATTTAGGCACTTGATTGATGTTCACCTCAACCTTACTAAATTATCAAACAGAATCTCACATGGCTTTGGTATCCTAGATATCTTAATTGCCGAGAGCTTTGTTCTATTGTTTCGACTATTGTTCGCACTAATGATAGATAACGCCAGACTATGCTGTAATTAAGGTTGTTACAGGCGCAGTATTAGCGACGATATTGAGTATAGACACTAATTTTATAACTTCCGATAATAACTCGTATTGCGGTTCAATACAAACTAAATTTTTATATTTCACTAAATAATATAACAGTGATGATGCACCATTGAGAGCTGTCATACACAGATGGATAACCAACGTGCGAATTGAATAGTTTCCCCATGGGAAACCAAACGTTAAGGAACTCAGATTCAGTGGGCAATTATTGAGGTAAGTTCCATGATAATGAAGGAAAAGACAAAGTGGTATCTTGGAATATTCGGGTTTGTAGCTTTTGTTTGGCAATTAATTTTTTTCTTTATACTCCCTAACAATTTATTCTTCTTGCTCATAGCTGACTCACATTTTATTGGTGTTTCATTTATTATTCTATTCAATGTGGTGCTTCCGTGGATCTTTTTCAGTTTTTTGGCTTCAAGTGAATCGACCTCGTTAATAAAGAGGAGAGCCGGTTATCTCTACGTTATCGCGTTTTTGCTATTTACATTTGCAATCTATGGTGCGCTTTTACTTGTGATTCCGCGATACGGCGTTGGTCGGGCACTTTTTGCGGTCGGTGTAGCAATTCTGGATGCGGTAGTTCTTGTATTAGTAACTATTGCATCAAAATATAGGATCGTAGGAAGGCGGTCGAGAGCGGAGCTAGAGCATTAGTATTTTCCTATTTTTAACCATCGTATTATGAATAATTCGAGATGTTAGGTTTTCAACCATCAAATATTGGTCTTATTTGAGCATCAAAACATTGATAATCTATTTCAACGTAATAATACAGTTTGGTAGGTTATATGATTTCTAATCATAGCGCCTTTCGTCGAAGAGGGAATCATTTAAAGACCACTTCCTTAATTTGCTTAATTGTTACTATCGCAATTGCAGTATGCACAACTGCCTTAATAATTCAGAATAGCGTTATCAGCGACGAGATCCAGATGTTATTTATATTTGCACTAGCGATTATATACCGTAAGCACATCAAGCCCATATTACTCGTGATAATCTTCATTGTGTCTGGTGTTATAATTTATATAGGTTTCGACGCTAATTTGTTGTTTATCATTCCGTTCTTATATGATCTTGGCTTGACGTATAATCTGGATTAATGGTCTGAGTAACCGATGACAATGTTATCCGGAAAGCACGAAAATCTGATGGCTCGAATCATGTTCTCTCTAAAAGTCTAAAAAGCTATCGGATTAGCACTTGCGAAATGCTTCGATAAGGTCATTTTATTCCAAATCCTTTCAAGATGAAATCTTGATTCATGAAACGATGGCTATAGCGTAAGTAAGTAACACAACCACCATCTGCTTTTCCTTGCATTAACGTTATATTAGATAAATCAATTGCTCTCGCTATGAAAAAAGTTTTGTTTTTGCTAACATCTGGATCAGATTCACCAGAAAAAGCTAATTTGAGTCTAATTACGGCTGCCAGGCAGTTGAAATCAAACCGATATGCAGACGTAAAGGTACTCTTGTATGGTCCTATGGAGAAATTTGTTACTAAGCTTGAAGGATTTGCTCTTGATTCTTTTAAGGAACTTGTAGCAGCAAATGCCATTGATTCTGCCTGCGTGGCTATTGCTAAAAACTACAACGTGAGTGACGAATTACTAAAAATTGGAATAAAATTAGAACCTTTCGGGGAACGGCTTGCTCGGTTCATAAACGAAGATTATGAAGTAATCACGTTCTAGATAATATAAATGAAAGAATTAAGGGACCATTCAAAACTGTTAGTCGTAGAAGCGGCTTTCATAATTCTGGTCATGACCTTCATGATCAGGGCCAGTAACAACATGCTTATGACAACAGTGCCTCTTCTCACAAAGTATTCCTTCGGATTCAGTGAAACGGAAGTAGGGATAATTGAGGCTTTGATGTCGGCAGCAGGTTTCTTGACCACCGCTTTTTTGAATACAAGGCTGAATCCAGGACAGAGAAGATTCGCATTTATTACTTCGACTTTTGTGTATACGTTGATCTTGATAGGATTCTGGCTTTCGAATACTTTTTCCGTATGGATCCTTGGTGTAGCCAGTGGGGCTGTTCTGGGTATGATTATGCCAAATATCATCACCTCTGCCAGTCTTTTCAGCGACATCAGGACACGCGAAAGGATATTATCACTGTATACCGTCGCGCTTAGTGTAAGCCTCATAGCAGGTCCGGCAGTAGAATCATATATCCTGAAATTAGTTCCGCTTAAGGAAGCGTTCCTCTTATTCAGCTTATTTGGGGTTGCTGCAACAATTATTTCGCCAATGATCCGTTTTCCAAAGGAACCTATAACTGGAGAAAAAACAAAGGTCTGGTCTAATTCTGGATTCCAGGCCTCGGTATACAATAATCTGGCGTACGGTATTCCTTTCTATGTCCTGATAACTTTCGGGGGAATTTATGAAGTAGAGCAATTTCATATTTCTCTGTCACTTGTGAGCCTATTGTTCTCCTTATTCTTCCTTACATCTTTCCTTGGTCGACTGTACTATTCATTTAGGCCACCGAAGAGCATAAAGCAACACATGACACTTGCAGTATCCCTGACATTAATTGGCATAATTTTTATGATAGAGGCAAGGAGTCTCCCAGTATTCATGATCTCCCTGATGGTGCTTGGTGTTCCGCATGGGCTGACTTATCCACTTTCTGTACTATCACTGAGCAGGGCATTTAAACCCCAGCAGAGAAACGTAGCTAACAGCTGGTTCTTTTCACTGAATATGCTTATAGGAATTATACTGCCTCTGGTTTCGGGCTTCTTTATAGAACGCGTAGGTTTCAAGGATTCATTTCTCGGTATCCTCGCCGTAGTTGTCATAATAATGATTCTTATGTTCGATAGTTTTAGGCGATGGAAAATATCAGATAGCCGAACTGTCAGCTAGCCTTTTTCTCCTCGTGTGCGAATCGTAATGTAAAAGCCGAACCAATCATTCCACCTGCCCATGATATAATGAATGAAATTATAAGGAGCATAAAAAGGAGTGGCAGAAAGCTTCCCAACCCCATGATCTGGCCAGCTAGTGACGCATATGTGAGAGAGAGCATGCCATTCCGGAAAAAAACGGAAATTAGAGTGCCTAATACGCCTCCAACTCCCAGCGAGGCTGATGTGAGCAGACCAAAATTTAGAAATAAGCCAAGTACTGCGGCAGTTACGAACTGCAGATACCAGTAACCAAATGCAGATAATGCCAGCGACAGCACGGCCTGGAGGGTTATAGCAATGCCTATCTCGTATACTGTTTTCAAGGGCTCACCCCGCTTTCGTATTGGTAAAAGAATTGTTTCGGTGCGTCCTTCGGAATCAAGAGGTAATAAACGCCGTTATTCCACGGAATGAACGTATTGCTGTAATACTGGCTCAATGGATTTTCGGATATGCCACCGGGATATATTCCTACAGAGCTGGCAGGATGCGACATGTTAACTACCATTCTCCAAGAAGGGCCAAAATTAGAGATGAGGCCGTAGGCTGCATTTATGGTATTCGAATCTCCCGCAGCTGGGATTTCCTTCGTATTCATAACGGACACACCGAAAAGGCTGGAGAGATATCTTTTATGGAAATTACCCCAGGCCCATTTGGTAGAATATACTCCAGTACTCCTTGTTAGTTGGCTTATGGTCTGGTTGTAGCTCAACAGCATAACCGTAGTTGCGTTTCTGTGCTGTCCATTTAGAGGATTGTTGAACCAAGATATATTGGGAGCATTGGAAGTCCAGTTCTCCAGATCCTCAATAAGTGGGCCATGATAAGTGGCGTCGCTGCCCATGTAAAAGGCAGTAGAGTTTAGTCCCTCAGCAAGGGTTATGCCATAGTGTTCAAGGTAAGGGCGGAACGTATCGTTAACATAGTTTGTAAGCCAGAAGTAATATATCGTTTCTGCAGTAGAGTTTATCGATGCATCGCCGTTCCAAGTAGAGAGACTCGTGTATTCTGGAGTCCCAGAAAATCCGTACGATTTCAGTGCACTTAACAGCGGCTTCAAAAACAGATTAGTGGTGTAGTCGTGAACGGTAAGCTGAATTTTTTCCATCTTTGAAGTATCGATTCCACTAGTTGTGTTCAGAAGTTGATATATCTCGTCAGCGCGGTAGCCAGACTCATAGTCCCAGCCAAGATAGTATGAATAGTTCTCGGACACAGATACCTGATTCGCAGAAAAAACGAAGCCTCTCGCGGGGTCGTAAACGTGAGGGAGCAGGCTTGTGTTTACGAAGCCTACCCAGTTATACGATCCATTTCCTGGTAACACCGCTCTGGGATTCCCTCTGCTGATTATTGGAACATATCCTAATGAAAATATCCCTATATTTCCCTTAGAATCTGCCACGGCCCAGTTCTGTATTCCCACCTTGAAGAATTCTGTTTCGTTCTGCTCGAATCCAATAACCGAATTTGTCCTATCGATTCTCAGGAAGAATGCTAGTTCGTCGGTGGGAATAAATCCGGTCCAATTCATTGCGATCACATTTGGCGCGTTCTCAATAACTACGCCGTTGTTCGCCAGTTTTACCATTAGTTTTGTTGGGACCGAACCTTTAACGTTTATGGTCTCGTTGAACACCTGAAACTTTGTCCAGTGTCCATCGGACATATACTCCAGGTGATTGGAGGGGTTCACTGTTTCGTTGTAGAAATATACCTCCTGGATCTGACCATTTGTGGCACCCCATGCGACATTTGAGTTATGTCCGAGAATTATTCCTGGAAAACCGGGAAAAGAAACGCCGACGACATTCATTCCAGGTGAAACAAGCTGGAAACCCATCCATACAGAGGGAACTGTTGTAGTTAGATGGGGATCATTTGCCAGCAATGCCACATAGGACCCGTTAACCTCAGTCCTTATAGCCCAGTCGTTGCTTCCAAAATCCTTAAGGCTTAAAGACAGATTCAAATCCTGTCCAGTAGCGTCTGAAATTATCTGTGAAATTTGCTGGGGGGAGTCGAATACCGTTGCCACGTTAGGGATTACGAGGCTTGCAGTCTTACTCAGGTTAACAAACGGTTTATAGAAAGATAAGTTGTTAACGTCTCCCTGCTTGGTATAAATCGATGGATTCACGCTATATGGCACAATCGGATTCTGTACTCCCGCAGGATATTCTGGATAGAGAGCTTCTATTACGCTTGTTGGCATCTGTTGCAGTGCATAATTGAAAAGTATTGGATCGAAGTTACCGTTAGAGTTTACCCAGAGGAAGTACTGCATCAAGGAAAAAAGATCGGTGAGATTCCAGTCCGTCGGCTTGAAATCAAGCAACTTGAAAAGTATGGGATAATTTGCATAGTTCAGATTGTTAACGTAATCGTTGATTCCCTGTATAAATTCAGAGCCAGCTTTATATGTGAAACTGTTCTTACTTAAGTTAGAGACCTCTTCATGAGCAACCTGACAATCCATTAGAAGCCTGGAAAGAGTGTCCGAGGAGATAGCGGAAGGGCCAACAACAGAAGCTAGATTGCCGTTTGCCGTTCTTTCAAGAATCGTTAATTGTTCCAATCTATACTGTGCTTCCAGGTATCCCTGTTCATAAAAAAGAGCCCACGTGTGGTTAGATGCTATGCCAGTAAATCCATCAGGTTCCCTATAAACGATAACATTAGCTGTGCTGTCGTTCTGGGTAAGATTAAATTCGGAAACGACTGTAGAATTTTTTGGGATCGGTGGAACCCATACGCCCTGTGTAGGGTTCAAAAGTCTAGCAAGAGGAGGAAGAGGACCCAGGGGGATATTGATGACAACCATCAAGACAATAACTATGGATACACCTGCAATTAAAGCAGATTTTTTCATGAGTGGTTATGCTAATAGCAATTTATAATTTTTTCATTAACAATTTTCTTGATGGATATTTCCTTTGGGTATCCATCGATAGAGCAAAATAATCACTGCATTAAGCCGATTATGCATCGAACTAAATTTAGACAAAACTTATTTTAATGTGGGATTATACCGCTTTATAATGACAGAGAAAAGCGAGACGAAGGGCGAGCTTAGCAGGCATTTAACCTTCAAAGACGTCTTTTTTCTATCGTTCGGCGGTATGTCGCCCCTTCTCAGTATACTTACATACGGGGCATTCGCGATTACGCTCGCAGGCTTTAACGCGCCGGTTGTAATGATAATCGGCACTTTACTGGTACTGATAAACGGGCTTGTTGTTACTCAATTGTCAAAGAGATTTGCAACCTCCGGTGGCTATTACAGTTATGCATTTCAGGGCTTATCTGAAAGATTAGGATTTGATACTGGGTGGATGTACATATTTTATTCAATTCTTTATGGATTGGCCTATCTTGCTGGTTCAATCTTTATAATAGATACAGTTTTTAATATTCCACTCTTTTACACATTTCTCCTGATAATGGTGCCGTCAGTTGCTTTTCTCATAATTGGCGTGAAAGCATCATCAAAGTACGCATTATACGCGGTTATACTCGAAATAAGTCTGATGCTGGCAATTGTGGCTATATCATTTCTTGTCACCAAGGGAAAAGCGTACATACCCAATCCGATCGTTTTTCATACATCCGGAGGCGATTTCGCATTAGGGATACTATTCGCAATGGGTATACCGACCGGTTACGGAGCTATAGCTCCGCTTTCAGGGGAAATCAGAAATCCAAAAAGGATCGTTGGCCGAAGCGTAATCACGGTCATACTTTTCGGGGGGCTTCTTGCCACTCTCATGATCTATGCCTTTGCTAACCTTGTATACCAGAATCATATTGAGATACCGGTACTGGACAAGCTTCCTATAATAAGCATACTCAAGAACAACTTCGGGGAATTTGGTATATATCTTTACTATGCCGCAGCAATAGCGACTGTCAATGATGGTATCCTGGCAGTTCTGTCTTTCGGTTCAGCTGCCTCTAGGACAATATTCAGAATGGGTTACGACAGAACATTTCCGCACGTATTTTCGCTAAATTGGAAGGATAGGCCAATCGTTGCAACAACTTTCGTTGGTGTCGTCATGGTTGCACTACCTTTATTCATGCTGAAATATATGGACGCCGAGACTATGTTTATTTTCTTGGGGACTGTGTCTGCGCTTGGAGGTCTTTTCATCCATGTGAGTTCAGATTTTTCACTTCTGCATGTGGGGATAAGAAGCGGTCGGAGGTTTATGTTGCGGGCAAAAGC is a window from the Thermoplasmatales archaeon genome containing:
- a CDS encoding DsrE family protein, with protein sequence MKKVLFLLTSGSDSPEKANLSLITAARQLKSNRYADVKVLLYGPMEKFVTKLEGFALDSFKELVAANAIDSACVAIAKNYNVSDELLKIGIKLEPFGERLARFINEDYEVITF
- a CDS encoding MFS transporter; protein product: MKELRDHSKLLVVEAAFIILVMTFMIRASNNMLMTTVPLLTKYSFGFSETEVGIIEALMSAAGFLTTAFLNTRLNPGQRRFAFITSTFVYTLILIGFWLSNTFSVWILGVASGAVLGMIMPNIITSASLFSDIRTRERILSLYTVALSVSLIAGPAVESYILKLVPLKEAFLLFSLFGVAATIISPMIRFPKEPITGEKTKVWSNSGFQASVYNNLAYGIPFYVLITFGGIYEVEQFHISLSLVSLLFSLFFLTSFLGRLYYSFRPPKSIKQHMTLAVSLTLIGIIFMIEARSLPVFMISLMVLGVPHGLTYPLSVLSLSRAFKPQQRNVANSWFFSLNMLIGIILPLVSGFFIERVGFKDSFLGILAVVVIIMILMFDSFRRWKISDSRTVS
- a CDS encoding penicillin acylase family protein codes for the protein MKKSALIAGVSIVIVLMVVINIPLGPLPPLARLLNPTQGVWVPPIPKNSTVVSEFNLTQNDSTANVIVYREPDGFTGIASNHTWALFYEQGYLEAQYRLEQLTILERTANGNLASVVGPSAISSDTLSRLLMDCQVAHEEVSNLSKNSFTYKAGSEFIQGINDYVNNLNYANYPILFKLLDFKPTDWNLTDLFSLMQYFLWVNSNGNFDPILFNYALQQMPTSVIEALYPEYPAGVQNPIVPYSVNPSIYTKQGDVNNLSFYKPFVNLSKTASLVIPNVATVFDSPQQISQIISDATGQDLNLSLSLKDFGSNDWAIRTEVNGSYVALLANDPHLTTTVPSVWMGFQLVSPGMNVVGVSFPGFPGIILGHNSNVAWGATNGQIQEVYFYNETVNPSNHLEYMSDGHWTKFQVFNETINVKGSVPTKLMVKLANNGVVIENAPNVIAMNWTGFIPTDELAFFLRIDRTNSVIGFEQNETEFFKVGIQNWAVADSKGNIGIFSLGYVPIISRGNPRAVLPGNGSYNWVGFVNTSLLPHVYDPARGFVFSANQVSVSENYSYYLGWDYESGYRADEIYQLLNTTSGIDTSKMEKIQLTVHDYTTNLFLKPLLSALKSYGFSGTPEYTSLSTWNGDASINSTAETIYYFWLTNYVNDTFRPYLEHYGITLAEGLNSTAFYMGSDATYHGPLIEDLENWTSNAPNISWFNNPLNGQHRNATTVMLLSYNQTISQLTRSTGVYSTKWAWGNFHKRYLSSLFGVSVMNTKEIPAAGDSNTINAAYGLISNFGPSWRMVVNMSHPASSVGIYPGGISENPLSQYYSNTFIPWNNGVYYLLIPKDAPKQFFYQYESGVSP
- a CDS encoding amino acid permease, whose product is MTEKSETKGELSRHLTFKDVFFLSFGGMSPLLSILTYGAFAITLAGFNAPVVMIIGTLLVLINGLVVTQLSKRFATSGGYYSYAFQGLSERLGFDTGWMYIFYSILYGLAYLAGSIFIIDTVFNIPLFYTFLLIMVPSVAFLIIGVKASSKYALYAVILEISLMLAIVAISFLVTKGKAYIPNPIVFHTSGGDFALGILFAMGIPTGYGAIAPLSGEIRNPKRIVGRSVITVILFGGLLATLMIYAFANLVYQNHIEIPVLDKLPIISILKNNFGEFGIYLYYAAAIATVNDGILAVLSFGSAASRTIFRMGYDRTFPHVFSLNWKDRPIVATTFVGVVMVALPLFMLKYMDAETMFIFLGTVSALGGLFIHVSSDFSLLHVGIRSGRRFMLRAKAGIINSFRAFKEPLLAAVGAIISTIVLIYSAVSTVTDYTTLFLAWIVIGFVLSEVKSISSKTHYRIDLSDEDKIVVENLVSMRVKDAIDPNLGVVVTMGDTIRSVMDKLRSMNIPKAIVVDHKGVPLGTVDIIDMLLLPKSALENSRISQMPLDKVTTVDSEDEVTDAMRILRGSNIGVLAVIDSLGKCIGTLTERQVLMKIDSAVDNKTAKKA